The Lycium barbarum isolate Lr01 chromosome 12, ASM1917538v2, whole genome shotgun sequence genome includes a region encoding these proteins:
- the LOC132622718 gene encoding phospholipase A1-IIgamma-like produces MASMAEKWEELSGKNNWEGLLNPLDLDLRKYIIQYGELAQATYDTFITETKSKNAGASRYSMENLFTKGGLDPLKYRVTKFFYATASIPLPGGILVRSLSREAWSKESNFMGYIAVATDEGKVALGRRDIVINWRGTIQNLEWVNDLQFLLIPGPKVFGDEGLLQPLVHHGFYNIYTTSSTRSQFNQTSARDQVIEEVKRLVEEYKHEEVSITVTGHSLGASLATLNAVDIAYNGINKSSNGKEFLVTAFPFASPKVGDLNFQKAFSKLKSLRVLRIHNLLDIVPKYPPIGYFDVGEELLIDTTKSPYVKPPGEPVSWHLLEPYLHGVAGTQGLGPLASFKLEVNRDISLVNKQWNILKDEYCIPGLWWVEKNKGMVQQEDGSWLLLDRDEYDF; encoded by the exons ATGGCTAGCATGGCTGAGAAATGGGAGGAGCTTAGTGGGAAAAACAATTGGGAAGGGTTGTTAAACCCCTTAGATCTTGATCTTCGTAAATATATCATTCAATATGGAGAATTGGCTCAAGCAACTTATGACACTTTCATTACAGAAACAAAGTCAAAAAATGCAGGAGCTAGCAGATACTCGATGGAGAACCTTTTTACTAAGGGTGGGCTTGACCCACTAAAGTATCGTGTAACCAAATTCTTCTATGCTACTGCATCGATCCCACTTCCTGGTGGTATCCTTGTAAGATCATTGTCAAGGGAAGCATGGAGTAAGGAATCAAATTTTATGGGATACATTGCTGTGGCCACTGATGAGGGAAAAGTTGCATTGGGAAGGAGGGATATTGTGATTAACTGGAGAGGAACAATACAAAATTTGGAGTGGGTGAATGATCTTCAATTTTTACTTATCCCAGGACCCAAAGTTTTTGGTGATGAGGGTTTGCTTCAACCTTTGGTGCATCATGGCTTCTATAACATTTATACAACATCAAGTACACGATCGCAGTTTAATCAAACTAGTGCAAGGGACCAG GTGATTGAAGAAGTGAAACGATTGGTTGAGGAATATAAGCATGAAGAGGTCAGTATAACAGTGACTGGTCATAGCTTAGGTGCATCACTTGCAACTCTAAATGCAGTTGACATAGCTTATAATGGTATCAACAAGTCAAGCAATGGCAAGGAGTTTCTTGTAACAGCCTTTCCATTTGCAAGTCCTAAAGTTGGGGATCTCAATTTTCAGAAGGCATTTTCAAAACTGAAAAGTCTTCGTGTTTTGAGAATTCATAACTTATTGGATATTGTTCCGAAATACCCACCCATTGGCTATTTTGACGTTGGGGAGGAACTATTAATTGACACCACAAAATCTCCCTATGTGAAGCCTCCTGGAGAACCTGTGAGCTGGCATTTGTTGGAACCATATCTGCATGGTGTTGCTGGCACTCAAGGTTTAGGACCATTAGCAAGTTTTAAATTAGAGGTGAATCGCGATATTTCACTAGTCAACAAACAGTGGAATATACTGAAAGATGAATATTGCATTCCTGGGCTTTGGTGGGTCGAGAAGAACAAAGGGATGGTTCAACAAGAAGATGGATCTTGGCTTCTCTTGGATCGCGACGAGTATGACTTTTGA